The sequence CCTGTTTTAAATTTTGGACTGGCTTGTTCAATAGAGTTCCAGAGACGTATTAAATCAATGCCAATATGCACTGAAGCTACTCTGACCCAATACCTTTGTAAGACACTTTATCTCaatcttttgtttaatttgtcacctgtctgtatatTCTGTATTTACTCTGAGACTGTAGGGTGGTTAAGTGGAACCGGATTTGGACAAGGCACTAAACGGACCACTTAGAACTCCTCAGGATCTTCTTGTATGTCTAGCTATGATCTTTTATTTCTCAGTGGTGAGCAGGCTAATTCACTCAGGTCTTGCTGGGGTCGGATGTGTCTAACGTCAATCAACACGGCTGTCTTTGTGATTTCTCCTGTAGGTTGTTTGCTATAGGTTCACAGCTGTCCCCTGAAGCTGGCAGTTCAGGGATTGAGATGCTAGAAACGGACGTCTTCAAACTCCACTGCTTCCAGACTCTCACAGGTTAGTGGTGCAAACGTGTTTGATTgcagggaaaaataaaaaagacaaagatgtAATTTTGTAGTTCATTGTGATCAACAGTATTTtctaatatagatttttttttgtacaagtatctgaaagcagcagcagtgtgtgctTCAGTGGTCAGAAAGTTGGACGTAAAACAGTACAATTACATTTTGGCTGTTAATAGACCATAgtcagaaacatgcagctcataTCTACCCATTAAAACATCCTGTAAAATACACCTTACTGCCTCCTGCTGTATGTTTTAAAGAGGCTGTTTTTAAGTTTTGGTGTCTCTGATTTTCTCGTTCCCTCTTTGCTCTCTCAGGGATAAAGTTTATCGTGCTGGCGGACCCTCGACAGTCTGGTATTGATGCGCTTCTGAGGAAGATTTATGAGATCTATTCAGACTTTGCCCTCAAGAACCCGTTTTATTCTCTGGAAATGCCAATCAGGTAATAAACAGAATTAGGATCATGTTGCTTTTGGGTcttaaatttagttttgtaGTGTATGTCACGTTACAGACATTACATAGTCAGTATCCAGTGTCTAACAACCACACATCAAATCCTTGTCCTTTGATTTTCAGGTGTGAACTCTTTGATCAGAATCTGAAAAGTGCGCTGGAGGTCGCAGAGAAAGCTGGAAACTTTGGAGCAGGATCTTAAACCAGAGAGGACAACAGATTCAGAGACTGGAAAGAAATTAGTGTATTgtttttggggcttttttttttttttttttttttttaccaatttcttttttccccagttGCTCTTTAACACattgtaaatacattttgttttgtaaatactTAAAAGATTAAAtgacatacagtatgtacatgttttgcattgtattTGTCTTTGGCTGCATGCATATTGAAATGCTGAGTGATTTCACAGTAGTCTATTGGGCATTGTCTATGAATtctgaaaataactttttaaaaaaattataaagtGTCCTTTATTCAAGCCTTTGACTGCTCTCATAATGCAGCCCACACATTGTGCGTTCTTCAGAAAAGATTGTTTAATTCTTGTACGTCCATTCATGATTCTAGTATTTTTAAACCCGGGTATTGTTAAATATACCAGTTTTTAAACCAGGCTTTAGTTTGGTGCTGTTCCCATTGACATACTGCATTGGCCTTTAAAGAGTAAACCgtgtgtaattgtgtttttgccACATTTGCTGAGTTACCGATTGACTGTATGCAGACTGTAAATACTTTATGTAAAGAAGCACCTTgcacaactgttttttttaaagacaaaacgcTCAAATTCTCCGAgcttcatttctgtttatataaTGCAAAACTGACAGTGGAAACATAGTGGTACAAAAAGAATTCAGtctgaaaaaatatgaaaatacaatTAAGGCTCAAAGTACTGAGTTTTCCTCTGGGTGCAGAGGCTGAGGTGTGAAGATGTTAGTCTGCCTTCTTGGACACGTGGCCCATCTTGGTTCGGATGTTGCGCAGCAGGAAGAATCCAACGGCAGTGACTAAACAGACGATCTCTGCTACCCAGAAGGCCATTTCCCAGCTGTGGTGCTTCGCAATGGTGCTGAATGGTAGACCGGAAAGAAAGCCACCAACTAAGGAAACACAAATGGACGAGTTCACCCCAGTGATGAGAAAATATAGGAAGCAAAACACCCAAAAGAACCATAAAAATACAACGTGTCACTTGGGGAGGCCCAGCGGTTGTTAGAAGAATGTAAtgattctgaaatgaaaaccagTCAACTTACTGTTGGCCATCAGGGCAACAATGGCATGCGACGTCCCACAGTAGTTAGATGGAGCGCTCTCATTGGCTATAACTCCAAACAGTGCTATTGGTCCATAAGAGGAGAAACCAAAAGCTGCACCAAGGCTGAGAATCCACACCTGGATGGTCAGGAGAGATAAATGTGTGATGATGACCACGTTTGACATGCAGTAATCGATTTTTGTCCTTTGGGATGTTACTGTTACCTTTGAGCTGTTGGGAGTAACTGTGATTCTGAACAGGTACATGGACACGAACATTCCTGCCATCATGCAGATCAGGATGAAATGTCGAGGATTGCCATAGATTCTCACGCCTTGCTGCACAAAAGAaggacaaatatgcaaaatataaGCAGAATCCCACGATCGGCCAGTTAAAGGTGTGGTTGTTACTGATTTTTAGTGTTGCAAAACTCTTATTTGATCACAAAATGAGGACGAGAAAGGTTGCAGAGTATTTTTTATGTAAGGATGAGACATTTGAGCCTTGGGATGTGCAAAAGAAGTGGTCTGACACATCACCCTGCTGCACTAACCATTAATGAATACATACCTTTTTTGGAATAATTATAAAGAGCTCTTGCTTTGCTTGGctcttgcaaaaaaaatcactgcaagAGGGTAGACTGTGACCACTCAGACATTCAAAGTCCTTTGCATGACTGAAATCTCTATAAAGTTATGCAAACAAGTCAGTGTGAAAAGGAAGTGGAGTAGAAGTAGATACCACATATGATGCactattaaaatgcaaaaaaggtcTGCATATTTTGTAATTCATAATGTTAATCGCCCAGCAGAAATCTTTTGAgatttgtgaaattaaaaaagcaGCTCCGATGCACATAGCTGATTCTGAAGGCCagataaaatcattaaatgtaCCGCCTCCTTGTAATATCACTGTCTACATCAATCAGCTGTTATTTTTCTAAGCAAGCCGAGCAGAGACAAAAACCGAAGCTGCAGGCACACATCAAAGAGAAGTGAGATGAAATtagaagtttaaaaatgaagttaaataataaaaccattaaagataaatataaaaacaaaaagcaaactcACTTTGGCCACAGCCTTGTCAGAGAGGTAACCTGCTGCCAGACTCCCCAACAGGCCTCCCACCTCCAGAGCACTCATGTATGAGCTGCCTATGAAGAGGAATACAGTGATTCACAAGAAATAATGAGCTGGACCCTCAGTGTATTTATTAACAGACTCTGGAGGTGTCTTTACTACACCTTTTCCATACCCATGAGTGTTGACTGGCCCTTGTCCTGGATGAGAAACAGCTGGCCCCAGTCGGTGCAGGCCGTCTTCACCCCAAACACCACCAGGTAGGAGACGGACAGCAGCCACAGGTAGGGCGACAGCAGGAACTCAGACAGGGTGCTCTCACTGCTGGAGGATCCTAAACAGGAGGCAGAAGATCGATCAATACCTGTTAATCGTATGTTTTTAAGCCCTTTTTGTATGGGCACTACTATCAATATGACACAGTGGGTGTAACACGATATCCACATAGCTGAGGTGGGGTGACACGGATCTTTTTCCTAATCGGCTTCATACATAAAACATCTCTTTGGCTCAGGCTCACATGCTGAGTTCTCACTTTGCCCAAGTATGTACCGCCAGACTCACACTAGCGCCATGCGAGGGGCACACTGGGTGTAGAGTCCACCCAGTCAGTGACCTTTAGTCATCACACTAGAAACACAAGCagtacaacaacacacacacatgtccaCAATGCACAGTTATGTGTTATCTGCCTGCATGTTTGAACAAGATTCAGCCACCATCAGAGAAGAGCACTGGACACAACTTGACTGTTAGGAAAAATCAGTCTCACCTCCTTTGCTCTTCTTGGCGGCTGCCTCTATGTTTGGCAGCCCCACATCCTTAGGCTCATTCTTGATAACCAGAAGGCAAACAAAGGACACCGCCACACAAATCATCCCAGAGACGGACAGTATCGCCCTCCAACTGTAGCTCTCAGCCAACACCGTGGCAATAATGGGGCCCAAGCTACCGGCAAGATTCATGCTGCAGGAGAGAACTGCCCACCATGTCCCGAACTGAGACGGCTCGAACCACTGacagcagaaaagacagaagaatgacatga comes from Amphiprion ocellaris isolate individual 3 ecotype Okinawa chromosome 7, ASM2253959v1, whole genome shotgun sequence and encodes:
- the slc37a4a gene encoding glucose-6-phosphate exchanger SLC37A4a isoform X2 — protein: MAKANYGYYRGTIFLAMFVGYTLYYFNRKTFSFVMPSLMEEIKLDKDDLGMITSSQSLAYAISKFISGVLSDQISARWLFSIGLFMVGGINVVFSWSSTVAVFSALWFLNGLGQGLGWPPCGRVLRKWFEPSQFGTWWAVLSCSMNLAGSLGPIIATVLAESYSWRAILSVSGMICVAVSFVCLLVIKNEPKDVGLPNIEAAAKKSKGGSSSSESTLSEFLLSPYLWLLSVSYLVVFGVKTACTDWGQLFLIQDKGQSTLMGSSYMSALEVGGLLGSLAAGYLSDKAVAKQGVRIYGNPRHFILICMMAGMFVSMYLFRITVTPNSSKVWILSLGAAFGFSSYGPIALFGVIANESAPSNYCGTSHAIVALMANIGGFLSGLPFSTIAKHHSWEMAFWVAEIVCLVTAVGFFLLRNIRTKMGHVSKKAD
- the slc37a4a gene encoding glucose-6-phosphate exchanger SLC37A4a isoform X1; the protein is MAKANYGYYRGTIFLAMFVGYTLYYFNRKTFSFVMPSLMEEIKLDKDDLGMITSSQSLAYAISKFISGVLSDQISARWLFSIGLFMVGGINVVFSWSSTVAVFSALWFLNGLGQGLGWPPCGRVLRKWFEPSQFGTWWAVLSCSMNLAGSLGPIIATVLAESYSWRAILSVSGMICVAVSFVCLLVIKNEPKDVGLPNIEAAAKKSKGGSSSSESTLSEFLLSPYLWLLSVSYLVVFGVKTACTDWGQLFLIQDKGQSTLMGSSYMSALEVGGLLGSLAAGYLSDKAVAKQGVRIYGNPRHFILICMMAGMFVSMYLFRITVTPNSSKVTVTSQRTKIDYCMSNVVIITHLSLLTIQVWILSLGAAFGFSSYGPIALFGVIANESAPSNYCGTSHAIVALMANIGGFLSGLPFSTIAKHHSWEMAFWVAEIVCLVTAVGFFLLRNIRTKMGHVSKKAD